From candidate division KSB1 bacterium, a single genomic window includes:
- a CDS encoding DJ-1/PfpI family protein: MDIPKKVAILIYDEVEVLDFCGPFEVFSVCGRRDQSNPFNVYTVAEKSGPVLARNQLSVNPKYSITDCLQPDILVIPGGFGARREMNNQNLVEWIKKCNEKAELILSVCTGALLLAKAGLLEGLSATTHHGAFELLEEIAPNTRVKRGERIVDNGRIILSAGVAAGIDMSFYVISKLLGEEQALETAQYIEYPWMPNS, from the coding sequence ATGGATATTCCTAAAAAAGTAGCGATTCTAATTTATGATGAAGTTGAAGTTCTCGATTTTTGTGGGCCTTTTGAGGTCTTTTCGGTTTGTGGCAGGCGCGACCAATCCAATCCATTCAACGTTTATACCGTTGCTGAAAAATCAGGTCCGGTTTTGGCCAGAAATCAATTGAGCGTCAATCCAAAATATTCGATAACAGATTGTCTACAACCAGACATTCTGGTTATACCGGGCGGATTTGGTGCCCGGCGTGAAATGAATAATCAAAACCTGGTTGAATGGATAAAAAAATGTAATGAAAAGGCAGAGTTGATCCTTTCGGTTTGTACTGGCGCCCTTCTGTTAGCAAAAGCCGGGCTCCTTGAAGGATTGTCAGCCACTACGCATCATGGCGCGTTCGAGTTGTTGGAGGAAATCGCTCCGAATACTAGAGTAAAGAGGGGAGAACGCATTGTAGATAATGGCAGGATTATATTGTCGGCCGGTGTAGCAGCAGGAATTGATATGTCATTTTACGTTATTTCCAAACTATTGGGAGAAGAGCAAGCTTTGGAAACTGCGCAATATATCGAATATCCTTGGATGCCGAATTCATAA